In Aedes albopictus strain Foshan chromosome 3, AalbF5, whole genome shotgun sequence, the following are encoded in one genomic region:
- the LOC134289672 gene encoding uncharacterized protein LOC134289672: MRSKLSTVITTCRSRTPRLNIEQLRNVEVAQDYAQQLAVALPTKEQLGAATLEDGWRDIRTAIGSTSATALGFATPNHRNDWYDGECEQLKNEKNAAWARMLQHRTRANEARYKQARNRQNSVFRMKKRQQEERDREAMEELYRAKDTRKFYEKLNRSRIGFVPQADMCRDNHGNILTSEREVVERWRQHYDEHLNGAVASTEGGVVTDLGVCAQDERLPAPDLQEIEEEVGRLKNNKAAGADQLPSELLKYGGEALVRALHWVITKIWEEEVLPEEWMEGIVCPIFKKGDKLDCGNYRAITLLSAAYKILSQILCRRLSPIAREFVGQYQAGFMGERATTDQMFAIRQVLQKCREYNVPTHHLFIDFKSAYDTIDREQLWQIMHEYGFPDKLIRWIE; the protein is encoded by the coding sequence atgcgctcaaaactttcgacagttatcaccacgtgtcgaagtcgaacgccgcggctcaacatcgagcaacttcgtaacgtagaagtggctcaagactacgcgcagcagttagcagtggccctaccaacgaaagagcagcttggcgcagctacacttgaagatggctggagggacatccgaaccgccataggtagtacctcggctacagcactaggctttgcgactccgaatcacagaaacgactggtacgacggcgaatgtgaacagttgaaaaacgagaagaatgcagcatgggcgagaatgctgcaacaccgtacgagagcgaatgaggcacgttacaaacaggcacggaacaggcagaactcagtcttccggatgaagaagcgccagcaggaagaacgagatcgcgaagcgatggaagagctgtaccgcgctaaggacacacgaaagttctacgagaagctgaaccgctcgcgcataggctttgtgccacaagccgacatgtgccgagataatcacgggaatattcttacgagcgagcgtgaggtggtcgagaggtggcggcagcattacgatgagcacctcaatggcgccgttgcaagtaccgaaggtggcgtggtaacagatctaggagtatgtgcacaggacgaaagacttccggcccctgaccttcaagagattgaggaggaggttggccggttgaaaaacaacaaagccgctggagcagatcaactaccaagcgagcttctaaaatacggtggagaagcactggtgagagcattacactgggtcattaccaagatttgggaggaggaagtattaccggaggagtggatggaaggtatcgtgtgtcccatcttcaaaaagggcgacaagttggattgcgggaactaccgcgcgatcacactactgagcgctgcctacaagatactctctcaaattttatgccgccgtctatcaccgattgcaagagagttcgtggggcaatatcaggctggatttatgggtgaacgcgctacaacggaccagatgttcgccatccgccaggtgttgcagaaatgccgcgaatacaacgtgcccacacatcacttgttcatcgatttcaaatcggcgtatgatacaatcgatcgagaacagctatggcagattatgcacgaatacggattcccggataaactgatacgatggatcgaatga